TATTCATAACAATTAAGACTATGCCCCGCCATGCCCCTAGAAATCAACCAACTCTCCGCCATGAGGGCACCAGACAATTAAATCTGGGGCATTCAGCATTTAAGTCGAGAGCTCAAGCCAACATTGACACCACCCTGTGACCCGTGCCATATTCGTAGGGTGAACCTGTCAGACAGCCGGACAGCCGGACAGGCCGCCACTGGACAGCCAGCCATCAGCCAGAAAGCTGCGGCTGGCCAGCGCACCGCCACAAGCGGCGCCGTCCCCCGGCCGGCCCAAGCGCCCAGGCCATCAAGCCCCCGGCCCCTCGCCCGCTTCAGTGCCGCGGAAGCCGTGTTCAGCGCCGTCCGCAAGGACATTGAAGACGGAACCGTGGAAGTGGGGGCCAAACTCAGCTCCGAAGCCACCTTGGCTGCGCAGTACGGAGTGAGCCGCTCGGTCGTCCGTGAGGCGCTCCGCTCGTGCACTGCGCTCGGGCTGACGGTCACCAAGACCGGCAAAGGGACGTTCGTCGTCGCGGACCGGGTGGCCAATGACCTCACACTCGGCCAGTACTCGGCACGGGACCTCAACGAGGCACGCCCGCATATCGAAGTCCCGGCTGCAGGCCTCGCGGCGAAGCGCCGCAGTCCGGAAGACCTTGAACACCTCAAGGAAATCGTGGATTCAATGGCAGCCGAGACCGACCCTGAGACCTGGGTCAGCCTCGACGCCAGTTTCCATTCTGCCATTGCCCGCGCAAGCGGCAACAAGGTGTTCGAAAGCGTTGTCGCAGACATACGCGAAGCCCTGGCCCATCAATCCGAAACCTTGAACATGGTGGCCGACCGCCAGCATGTTTCAGACGATGAACACCTCCGCATCGTCGAAGCCATCGAAGCCGGCGACGCCCCCGCCGCCGAAGCCGCAATGGCAGACCATCTCAGCGCCGTCAGCGTTGCGTTGGACACCATCCTCAGCAAATGATCCACCAACTGAAGGAAGTCATGCCCACCCCGCATGCAACGCACGGTGCTCTGCACGAAAGCGCCGCCACCACCCCGGCAGCAGCCATTCCAAGCACCCCACGCCACGTCCCCCTCGCGGAACAGACCCGCGACGGCTTGGTCGAGAGCATCCACTACGGCTCCCTTATCGCCGTCGGGCCGGACGGCGAAACGCTCCTCGAAGCGGGCGAGCCCGACGCCGCGTTCTACCCACGATCCTCCCTCAAACCGCTGCAGGCGGTCGCGATGGTCCGCGCAGGCCTCAAGCTTCCGGAGAACCTCCTCGCCCTCACCGCCGCAAGCCACTCCGGTGCCGCAATGCACCTCGACGGTGCCGCACGCATCCTCGAGATGCACGGCCTGGACAAAGGCGCGTTGGAAAACAGCACCGACCTCCCCTACGGCAACGCCGAACGCGAAGCATGGCTCCGCAGCGGCGGCGAGCCCACCCAGCTCGCACAGAACTGTTCCGGCAAGCACGCATCCATGGCCGCCACGTGCGTGATCAACGGCTGGCCGGTCCAGGGTTACCTGCACCCCGAGCATCCGCTCCAAGTGCTCGTGAAGGACACCATCACCGAGCTCACGGGCGAAGACGCCGCGGCCATCAGCACGGACGGTTGCGGCACCCCGCTCTTTGCCCACAGCCTGCACGGCATGGCCCGGGCCTATGCCCGCATGGCCGCGGCCGACAACACTGAAGCGGAGGGCCAAGTGGCCCACGCCATGCGCGCCTTCCCCGAAATGGTGGCCGGCGAGGGTCGCGATGTCACAGCGATCATGCGCGCAGTTCCCGGACTGCTTGCCAAGGACGGTTTCGAAGGCCTCCAGCTCGTCGGCCTGCGCAACGGCACCGGCGTCGCCATCAAAATCTCCGACGGCGGCGACCGCGCCCGCATGCCCGTCACCGTCCGCGTCCTTGAGGAACTAGGGCTCGACGGCGGCCAGCTCGCCACGCTCGCCAGTGCGCCCGTGTTGGGCGGCGGCCACCCTGTTGGCGTGCTGCGAGCCGCGAACTTCCTCGCATCCAACTGACTTCGACTGAGTCCAACTGACGCAGTCAAACAAGCACAAAAGACCAAAGGACAGCAATGACATCTGCCGTGCGCTCCACGACAATTCCAGGGTTCCGCTCGGAACATGACCTCCTCGGCGACCGGGACGTCCCTGCTGATGCCTATTGGGGCGTGCACACGCTGCGTGCCATCGAGAACTTCCCCATCACCGGCCACCCGCTGGCGAGCAACGCCAACCTCGTCAAGGGCCTCGCAGCAGTCAAGCTCGCCGCCGCGCGCACCAACCGCGAGCTCGGACTCCTGGACGACGAGCGGGCCGACGCGATTGAGCAGGCCTGCCAGGACATCTTGGACGGCAAGCTCCACGAGCAGTTCATGGTGGACGTCATCCAGGGTGGTGCCGGCACCAGCTCCAACATGAACGCCAACGAGGTGATCGCCAACCGGGCCCTTGAAATCCTTGGCCACCCGAAGGGCGACTACGCCAGGCTGCACCCGAACGACCACGTCAACTTGAGCCAGTCCACCAACGACGTGTACCCCACAGCCGTCAACCTGGCCACCATTTTCTCCGTCCAGGGCCTTCTTTCCGCGCTTCAGGAACTCCAGATCGCGTTCGCGGAAAAGGGCGAGGAATTCCGCACCGTGGTCAAGATGGGCCGCACTCAGTTGCAGGACGCCGTACCCATGACCCTCGGCCAGGAATTCGGCGGCTACGCCGTAACCGTGGGCGAGGACCGGGCTCGACTGGCCGAGTCCCAGCTGCTCATCCACGAGATCAACCTTGGCGCTACTGCCATCGGAACCGGCCTGAACGCCCCCGTTGGATACGCCGCAGCAGCCTGCAGGCACCTGGCCGAGATCACGGGCTTGCCGCTGGTCACGTCGGTCGACCTCATCGAGGCCACCCAGGACGTGGGCGCGTTCGTCCACCTCTCCGGCGTGCTCAAGCGCGTCGCCGTCAAGCTTTCCAAGATTTGCAACGATCTCCGCTTGCTGTCCTCCGGACCGCGTGCGGGACTGGGCGAGATCAACCTCCCGGCTGTGCAGTCGGGATCGTCCATCATGCCAGGCAAGATCAATCCGGTGATCCCGGAAGTGGTCAGCCAAGTGGCCTATGAAGTCATCGGCAACGATGTCACAGTCACCATGGCAGCCGAAGCGGGACAGCTCCAGCTGAACGCCTTCGAGCCGATTATCGTCCACAGCCTCCACAAGAGCATCTCCCACCTGGAAGCCGCGTGCCGCACACTCACGTCGCGCTGCATCCGGGGCATTACCGCGAACACCGAACGCCTGCGGCTCACAGTAGAGCAGTCGATCGGACTCGTCACGGCACTCAATCCGCACATCGGCTACGCCTCTGCCACCGCCATCGCCCAAGAAGCGCTGGCAAGCGGCAAGGGCGTCGCCGAGCTCGTTCTCGAACACGGCTTGCTGACCTCGGAGCAGCTCGACGAGCTCCTCCGTCCCGAACGCCTGGCCAACCTCAGCAACTAGGCTGAGCCGCGCTGAACGTCCGACGACGGCGGCCCTCACCAGCCGCCGTCGGGCATGAACGCGCGAAAAGACAGGCCGGACGGCGAGATCCGGACACCCAACAGGACACCCCCTAAGGATTCCCATGACCAATGCACCCATCACGGACCACACGGTCCCGCCACAGGCGCACGCCACTGAAAAGCTCCTCCACGCCGAGGACAAGGGCTATCACAAGAGCCTGAAGCCGCGTCAGATCCAGATGATCGCGATCGGCGGTGCCATCGGCACCGGCCTGTTCCTGGGTGCCGGCGGCCGCCTCAACGCTGCGGGCCCCTCCCTCGTCATCGCGTACGCGGTCTGCGGCTTCTTTGCCTTCCTGATCCTGCGCGCCCTCGGCGAACTCGTGCTGCACCGCCCGTCGTCGGGCTCCTTTGTCTCCTACGCCCGCGAATTCTTCGGCGAGAAGGCTGCGTTTGTCTCCGGCTGGTTCTACTGGATCAACTGGGCCACCACCACTATCGTGGACATCACCGCCGCGGCCCTCTACATGAACTTCTTCGGCAAATACGTCCCCTGGATGGGCGTTGTTCCGCAGTGGGCATGGGCCTTGATCGCCTTGGTCGTCGTTCTGAGCCTGAACCTGGTTTCCGTCAAGGTGTTCGGCGAAATGGAGTTCTACTTCGCGCTCATCAAGGTGGCTGCTCTTGCGGCCTTCCTCGTGGTGGGCACCTTCTTCGTCATCTTCGGCACGCCGGTACCGGGCCAGGAGGTCGGCTTCAGCCTCCTCACGGATCACGGCGGCATCTTCCCCAACGGCCTGCTGCCGATGATCATCCTCATGCAGGGTGTGCTGTTCGCGTACGCTTCGATCGAGCTCGTAGGAACGGCGGCAGGTGAGACCGAGAACCCCGAGAAGATCATGCCCAAGGCCATCAACTCCGTGGTCTTCCGCATCGCTGTCTTCTATGTCGGCTCCGTCATCCTGCTGGCCCTGCTGCTTCCGTACACCTCGTACGAGAAGGGCGTCAGTCCGTTCGTGACGTTCTTCGGCCACATCGGGATCCAGGGCGTTGACGTGATCATGAACCTCGTGGTCCTCACGGCTGCGCTGTCCTCGCTGAACGCCGGGCTGTACTCCACCGGCCGCATCCTGCGCTCCATGTCCGTGGCCGGTTCGGCTCCGAAGTTCGCCCAGCGCATGAACAAGGCCGGTGTCCCCTATGGCGGCATCGCCATCACGGCCGGCGTCTCGTTGCTCGGTGTTCCGCTGAACTACCTCGTCCCTGCTCAAGCATTCGAAATCGTGCTCAACGTCGCCTCCGTGGGCATCATCGTCACCTGGGCAACGATTGTCCTGTGCCAGATGCAGCTCAAGCGCTGGGCGGACAAAGGCTGGCTGAAGCGTCCGTCCTTCCGGATGTTCGGCGCCCCCTACACCGGCTACCTTTCGCTGCTGTTCCTGGTGGGTGTGCTGGTGATGGTGTTCATCGACTCCCCGCTCACCATGCTGGTCACGGCAATTGCCTGCGCCCTCATGGTGGTCGGCTGGTACCTGTGCCGCAAGCAGATCCACGAGCTCGCCGCAGCCCGCGACGGTTTCACCGGCAGTTCCCCCGTGATCGCCAACCTGCCGGTTGCCGGTGCCGAGGACAGGATCTAGACCTTTCAGCGCTCGCCCAAAAACTAAGTGCCCGACGGCGGCACCCGGGGTTCCGTTCGCGCGGAACCCGGGTGCCGCCGTCGTGCGTTGGGTGCCCAACTGACTCGCATTTGTTGTCGTTTTGGGGCCCCATAACGACAACAAATGCGAGCTAGTTGGGTGCCAGACATCGGATCATTCGCCGTTAGGATGTAGCCATGGCTGTCACAGATGAAGCGATCAGCAAGATCAAGGACATGCTGATCCGCGGCGAACTCAAGGCCGGGGACCGCCTCCCGCCGGAGAAGGAACTGAGCGAGCGGCTCGGCCTCTCGCGAAGCT
This genomic interval from Arthrobacter sp. FW306-2-2C-D06B contains the following:
- a CDS encoding amino acid permease, whose amino-acid sequence is MTNAPITDHTVPPQAHATEKLLHAEDKGYHKSLKPRQIQMIAIGGAIGTGLFLGAGGRLNAAGPSLVIAYAVCGFFAFLILRALGELVLHRPSSGSFVSYAREFFGEKAAFVSGWFYWINWATTTIVDITAAALYMNFFGKYVPWMGVVPQWAWALIALVVVLSLNLVSVKVFGEMEFYFALIKVAALAAFLVVGTFFVIFGTPVPGQEVGFSLLTDHGGIFPNGLLPMIILMQGVLFAYASIELVGTAAGETENPEKIMPKAINSVVFRIAVFYVGSVILLALLLPYTSYEKGVSPFVTFFGHIGIQGVDVIMNLVVLTAALSSLNAGLYSTGRILRSMSVAGSAPKFAQRMNKAGVPYGGIAITAGVSLLGVPLNYLVPAQAFEIVLNVASVGIIVTWATIVLCQMQLKRWADKGWLKRPSFRMFGAPYTGYLSLLFLVGVLVMVFIDSPLTMLVTAIACALMVVGWYLCRKQIHELAAARDGFTGSSPVIANLPVAGAEDRI
- the aspA gene encoding aspartate ammonia-lyase encodes the protein MTSAVRSTTIPGFRSEHDLLGDRDVPADAYWGVHTLRAIENFPITGHPLASNANLVKGLAAVKLAAARTNRELGLLDDERADAIEQACQDILDGKLHEQFMVDVIQGGAGTSSNMNANEVIANRALEILGHPKGDYARLHPNDHVNLSQSTNDVYPTAVNLATIFSVQGLLSALQELQIAFAEKGEEFRTVVKMGRTQLQDAVPMTLGQEFGGYAVTVGEDRARLAESQLLIHEINLGATAIGTGLNAPVGYAAAACRHLAEITGLPLVTSVDLIEATQDVGAFVHLSGVLKRVAVKLSKICNDLRLLSSGPRAGLGEINLPAVQSGSSIMPGKINPVIPEVVSQVAYEVIGNDVTVTMAAEAGQLQLNAFEPIIVHSLHKSISHLEAACRTLTSRCIRGITANTERLRLTVEQSIGLVTALNPHIGYASATAIAQEALASGKGVAELVLEHGLLTSEQLDELLRPERLANLSN
- a CDS encoding asparaginase, whose translation is MPTPHATHGALHESAATTPAAAIPSTPRHVPLAEQTRDGLVESIHYGSLIAVGPDGETLLEAGEPDAAFYPRSSLKPLQAVAMVRAGLKLPENLLALTAASHSGAAMHLDGAARILEMHGLDKGALENSTDLPYGNAEREAWLRSGGEPTQLAQNCSGKHASMAATCVINGWPVQGYLHPEHPLQVLVKDTITELTGEDAAAISTDGCGTPLFAHSLHGMARAYARMAAADNTEAEGQVAHAMRAFPEMVAGEGRDVTAIMRAVPGLLAKDGFEGLQLVGLRNGTGVAIKISDGGDRARMPVTVRVLEELGLDGGQLATLASAPVLGGGHPVGVLRAANFLASN
- a CDS encoding FadR/GntR family transcriptional regulator — translated: MFSAVRKDIEDGTVEVGAKLSSEATLAAQYGVSRSVVREALRSCTALGLTVTKTGKGTFVVADRVANDLTLGQYSARDLNEARPHIEVPAAGLAAKRRSPEDLEHLKEIVDSMAAETDPETWVSLDASFHSAIARASGNKVFESVVADIREALAHQSETLNMVADRQHVSDDEHLRIVEAIEAGDAPAAEAAMADHLSAVSVALDTILSK